One genomic window of Lytechinus variegatus isolate NC3 chromosome 1, Lvar_3.0, whole genome shotgun sequence includes the following:
- the LOC121406416 gene encoding uncharacterized protein LOC121406416, with product MGSLFRECKYGWIVVVGRFISGFIEVGTVKSFGVLLPDVVTHLNASSGKVGLAFGLCHGLTFGLGPLTSALYRWTQSRWVMVIGTLIAALSITLASFATDGSHLLAALIFTGLGYSLMCLPTIMALNKHFVERFALAYGVAQTGPAVGMIVLPVVTENLAHTYGWKGALFLLGAINFHMMITAVVTREPEHVYGHWRRKKTTGPDDIQSKKAQFKKDACNIKEVKPLGSSVWPNGKSEELPYQQSNVAKYGSCMNLSSNAPKAAIRNSFLMRKFKSCDEEDTAILSDGEFIKPQLSSYRSLVGNEKNLRGEHEKRKSYHGYGNDAVNCNDKQPLCSDSRGKYYGNEHWAYDFRKLSYVSEESEHVSSHERLKERDGLTDRSCCSRFLSSCKSAAMCVVRFLDLELMRDAPALIILQLSFILLTSVHVGWMIFLVPHAVGKGIPIESAVFLSSVGGVGNLIGRIVQGPIVDKRLLTGVQLSILLSIVNAITFAIDPLLQTLPVLCVDAFFSGLCSGALIPLVAICVKEVVPRDRFANAIGLVSLSYGVGEPLGGYLAGKLSDVADSYEKVFLVFGGLEIIKALLLVVVAFMVWRESRAAPS from the exons ATGGGATCACTTTTTAGAGAATGCAAGTATGGTTGGATCGTGGTCGTCGGTCGGTTCATCAGCGGTTTTATTGAGGTCGGGACGGTGAAGAGCTTTGGCGTTCTCCTGCCCGATGTCGTGACGCATCTTAATGCATCGTCGGGAAAGGTTGGGCTGGCATTTGGACTCTGCCATGGACTTACATTTGGTTTGG GTCCATTGACAAGTGCGTTATACAGATGGACACAGAGCCGTTGGGTGATGGTGATAGGCACCTTAATAGCAGCTCTATCTATAACCCTCGCCTCCTTTGCAACAGATGGCAGTCATCTTCTTGCTGCTCTCATATTTACGG GACTTGGATACTCATTGATGTGTCTACCTACCATCATGGCCCTTAACAAGCATTTCGTCGAGCGATTTGCATTGGCTTATGGTGTTGCCCAGACCGGTCCCGCCGTTGGTATGATTGTACTACCAGTCGTCACGGAGAACCTTGCCCATACTTACGGTTGGAAAGGCGCCCTCTTCCTGTTGGGTGCCATCAACTTCCACATGATGATTACGGCTGTGGTCACTCGGGAACCGGAACATGTGTATGGACACTGGCGGAGAAAGAAAACGACTGGTCCAGATGACATTCAGAGCAAGAAAGCACAATTCAAGAAGGACGCCTGTAACATAAAGGAAGTCAAGCCTTTGGGCTCTTCAGTATGGCCAAACGGTAAATCAGAGGAACTTCCGTACCAGCAATCCAATGTGGCTAAGTATGGAAGCTGCATGAATCTGTCTTCGAACGCTCCCAAAGCTGCGATCAGGAATTCTTTTCTGATGAGAAAGTTCAAATCTTGTGACGAGGAAGACACTGCGATACTGTCCGATGGTGAGTTCATTAAGCCTCAGCTCTCGAGTTACAGATCTCTTGTTGGGAATGAGAAAAATCTCCGCGGCGAACATGAGAAGCGTAAATCGTATCATGGGTACGGGAACGATGCGGTCAACTGTAATGACAAACAACCTCTCTGTTCTGATAGTCGCGGTAAATACTACGGCAATGAACACTGGGCATACGATTTCAGAAAGCTAAGTTACGTCTCAGAAGAGTCAGAGCACGTTAGCAGCCATGAGAGACTGAAAGAAAGAGATGGACTTACCGATCGATCTTGCTGCAGTAGGTTCTTGAGCTCTTGCAAATCTGCCGCCATGTGTGTCGTCCGGTTCTTGGACCTCGAACTCATGAGGGACGCACCGGCTTTGATTATCCTGCAGCTTTCGTTCATCCTTCTGACTTCCGTCCATGTTGGTTGGATGATCTTCCTAGTACCCCACGCTGTCGGGAAAGGCATCCCAATAGAGAGTGCGGTCTTCCTATCCTCAGTAGGAGGGGTTGGAAACCTAATCGGTCGAATTGTCCAAGGGCCCATTGTAGACAAACGACTCTTGACTGGTGTCCAGCTCTCCATTCTGCTGTCTATTGTCAATGCCATCACGTTCGCGATAGATCCATTGCTGCAGACCTTACCAGTACTCTGTGTTGATGCGTTCTTCAGTGGACTCTGCAGCGGCGCTTTGATACCTCTTGTAGCTATATGTGTCAAGGAAGTTGTTCCAAGGGACAGATTCGCTAACGCAATAGGCCTCGTGTCACTCTCATACGGCGTTGGAGAGCCACTTGGAGGTTATTTAGCAG GAAAGCTCTCTGACGTCGCAGATTCTTACGAGAAGGTGTTTCTAGTATTTGGTGGCCTGGAAATCATCAAGGCTCTTCTATTAGTTGTGGTTGCTTTCATGGTCTGGAGGGAGAGTCGAGCAGCACCGAGTTGA